In Paenibacillus sp. G2S3, a single window of DNA contains:
- a CDS encoding ABC transporter permease subunit, whose amino-acid sequence MGVPAGELLPSVDPVHRSRWKMKNKHKLFFMAFPFLVVTFIFYYLPISGWIYAFYDFIPGIPLSDTPYVGLKWFKTIVSNPTQTAEVLRVLKNTLAMSSLGLITSIFPVIFAIMLTEIKSGWYRKLVQTLTTIPNFISWILVYALAFSLFSVDNGVITHILVQLGVVDEGYNFLASSSNIWVTMIVWYWWKSLGWGAILYLAAIAGIDQELYEAVEVDGASRFRKIWHITIPGLIPTFFVLLLLSIGNLVNNGMEQYFAFQNAMNKDSIEVLDLYVYNIAFANNFPFATAVSMLKSVVSVILLFAANTLSKMVRDESII is encoded by the coding sequence GATCCGGTTCATCGATCCCGCTGGAAGATGAAGAACAAACATAAATTGTTCTTCATGGCTTTTCCTTTTCTTGTTGTCACTTTTATTTTCTATTATCTGCCGATCAGCGGATGGATTTATGCCTTTTATGATTTCATTCCTGGAATACCGTTGTCAGACACGCCTTACGTCGGGTTGAAATGGTTCAAGACGATTGTATCCAATCCGACACAGACCGCAGAGGTTCTGCGTGTGCTGAAGAACACGCTTGCCATGAGTTCACTCGGATTAATTACATCTATCTTTCCAGTGATTTTTGCCATTATGTTGACTGAGATTAAGTCAGGCTGGTATCGCAAGTTGGTGCAGACACTTACCACGATTCCAAACTTTATTAGCTGGATTCTGGTATATGCATTGGCATTCTCGTTGTTCTCTGTAGATAACGGTGTCATCACTCACATTCTGGTGCAGCTTGGAGTAGTAGATGAGGGATATAATTTCCTAGCTTCCAGCTCAAATATCTGGGTCACGATGATCGTATGGTACTGGTGGAAGTCGTTAGGCTGGGGTGCCATTCTCTATCTTGCTGCAATCGCAGGTATTGATCAGGAATTGTACGAAGCCGTTGAGGTGGATGGTGCAAGTCGGTTCCGCAAAATTTGGCATATCACCATTCCAGGTTTGATCCCAACTTTTTTTGTACTGCTGCTCCTCTCCATAGGTAATCTAGTCAATAACGGTATGGAGCAGTACTTTGCCTTTCAAAATGCGATGAATAAGGATTCCATTGAAGTGCTAGATCTTTATGTATACAACATCGCTTTCGCGAACAACTTTCCTTTTGCCACAGCCGTCAGCATGTTGAAATCGGTTGTCAGTGTAATTCTACTATTCGCAGCCAACACATTGTCTAAGATGGTGCGTGACGAATCTATCATTTAA
- a CDS encoding ABC transporter substrate-binding protein, protein MRLRRASLVMLSVILVFVLAACGGGNNTANSGKNTSTEKPTSAATNAPAEEIAAPDDGALDHSKPLKLTVFSTTANYAGPQTGWFAKIIKDKFNIEMDIVASNLTGGDTKISAMMASGDLGDIIIFGDDKNHYPNAIKGKLLLDWTQDGLLDKYGKDIASTFPKAIEKAKVAFGGGSSVFGIGNNVASNPSGPSEGKDMTWGPDLRFDLYQQIGAPEISKIEDYLPVLKKMQELEPKNEQGKKTYAFSMWSDWDGNYKMTLAKQFANMMGYDEIPDTAVYVKADEEKYYDFLSEDSWYMKSLKLYFEANQMGLVDPDSMTQKFDDVVAKYKDGRLLFSWFPWLGAANYNTPERTAEGKGFALVPFKDELMYSTGFNVYGGNGIIAIGAKAKEPARIMEFINWMYTPEGAMISAGSGTAVPNGPKGLTWDMDASGKPVVTDFGWKAYADQQNTQVPAEFGGGDYYYGSNQMNFSFVVPAMVNPDNKEPYDHNLWTTTLERNPSKLDSDWRAKMGVLTPKEYFEKNNLLAVAPQGFTGKEPLMMDKTLEQKNKQIGTVIQQISWKMVFAKDQAEYDKLNKEMHDKVNGLGYAEVMDFSIKKAEELFEARKSVK, encoded by the coding sequence ATGAGACTAAGAAGAGCATCGCTTGTCATGCTATCCGTAATCCTGGTCTTCGTTCTGGCAGCATGTGGCGGGGGGAATAATACGGCTAACTCAGGAAAAAACACGAGCACAGAAAAGCCCACGTCCGCTGCCACCAACGCGCCGGCGGAAGAAATAGCAGCACCTGATGATGGAGCACTTGATCATTCCAAGCCGCTGAAGCTGACCGTATTCTCAACAACGGCTAACTATGCAGGTCCACAAACCGGATGGTTTGCCAAAATCATCAAAGATAAGTTCAATATTGAGATGGACATTGTAGCTTCAAACCTGACAGGTGGAGATACTAAAATCTCTGCAATGATGGCTTCCGGAGATCTTGGGGATATCATTATCTTCGGTGATGACAAAAACCATTATCCAAATGCGATCAAAGGAAAGCTTCTCTTAGACTGGACACAAGACGGACTTCTGGACAAATACGGAAAAGACATTGCTAGTACGTTCCCAAAAGCGATTGAGAAAGCAAAGGTTGCTTTTGGCGGTGGATCATCAGTGTTTGGCATCGGGAACAATGTAGCCTCAAATCCCTCCGGACCTTCTGAAGGAAAAGACATGACTTGGGGGCCGGACCTGCGTTTTGATCTCTACCAACAAATCGGAGCACCTGAAATTTCAAAGATTGAAGATTATCTGCCTGTACTGAAAAAAATGCAAGAGCTTGAACCCAAAAATGAGCAAGGAAAGAAAACCTATGCCTTCTCGATGTGGTCTGACTGGGATGGCAACTATAAGATGACGCTGGCGAAACAGTTCGCCAACATGATGGGCTATGACGAAATTCCTGACACTGCTGTATATGTTAAAGCAGACGAAGAAAAGTATTATGACTTCTTATCCGAAGATAGCTGGTACATGAAGTCGCTGAAACTGTATTTTGAAGCTAACCAAATGGGTCTGGTGGATCCAGATTCTATGACTCAAAAATTCGACGATGTTGTAGCGAAATACAAAGATGGTCGTTTGCTATTCTCCTGGTTCCCATGGCTTGGAGCAGCTAACTATAATACACCGGAAAGAACAGCAGAAGGTAAAGGCTTTGCATTAGTTCCGTTCAAGGATGAGCTGATGTATTCTACTGGCTTCAATGTATATGGTGGTAACGGTATTATAGCCATCGGTGCAAAAGCTAAAGAACCTGCTAGAATTATGGAATTCATTAACTGGATGTACACTCCGGAAGGCGCAATGATCTCTGCAGGAAGCGGAACAGCGGTACCTAACGGACCTAAAGGTCTGACTTGGGATATGGATGCAAGCGGTAAACCTGTCGTGACTGACTTTGGTTGGAAGGCTTATGCCGATCAACAGAATACGCAAGTACCTGCTGAATTTGGTGGTGGTGACTACTACTACGGCTCCAATCAAATGAACTTCTCCTTTGTGGTTCCGGCGATGGTGAATCCAGACAACAAAGAGCCATACGATCACAATCTGTGGACGACAACCCTAGAGCGTAATCCGTCTAAGCTTGATAGTGACTGGAGAGCGAAGATGGGCGTTCTGACGCCTAAGGAGTATTTTGAGAAAAATAATCTATTGGCCGTCGCCCCACAAGGCTTCACTGGTAAAGAGCCATTGATGATGGACAAAACATTGGAGCAAAAGAATAAACAAATCGGCACGGTCATACAACAAATCTCTTGGAAAATGGTTTTTGCGAAAGATCAAGCCGAATATGACAAATTGAATAAAGAAATGCATGATAAGGTGAATGGTCTCGGCTATGCCGAAGTTATGGATTTCTCGATTAAAAAGGCAGAGGAACTGTTCGAGGCTCGTAAAAGTGTGAAATAA
- a CDS encoding carbohydrate ABC transporter permease: protein MRKKKLTAGELLFQIMIYTLFGLFTLSCIYPFYYLFINTISSNDLSAAGYIKFYPRQIHFDNYSKVLRISGLGHAATVSVYRTVVGTLLTVGSSAFLGYLFTKKEMWGRSIWYRSVVVTMYFSAGLIPWYITMHNLHLTNNYLAYILPTIITPFNIILVKTFVEAIPPSLEESASMDGAGYMRVFWSIIVPLTTPILATITIFSAVNQWNSFIDTAFLMTETKYFTLQFLLWRYLNESSSLAALIRNSPDMAASVANMQTPTSVRMTVTMIVVLPILIVYPFFQRFFVKGIMIGAVKG from the coding sequence TTGAGAAAGAAAAAACTAACGGCTGGAGAACTTCTCTTCCAGATTATGATCTATACGCTCTTTGGATTATTCACCCTGTCATGCATCTACCCATTCTATTACTTGTTCATCAATACGATCAGCTCGAATGATCTTAGCGCAGCGGGTTATATCAAATTTTATCCAAGACAGATTCATTTTGATAACTATAGCAAGGTACTAAGAATCAGCGGTCTAGGACATGCGGCAACAGTCTCTGTTTATAGAACGGTTGTCGGGACGCTGCTTACTGTAGGGTCGTCAGCTTTTTTAGGATACTTGTTCACCAAAAAGGAAATGTGGGGCCGGAGTATTTGGTACCGGAGTGTCGTGGTTACGATGTATTTTAGCGCAGGGCTGATCCCTTGGTACATCACGATGCACAATTTGCATCTGACAAATAATTATCTGGCTTATATTTTGCCAACAATCATTACTCCTTTTAATATCATTTTGGTCAAAACCTTCGTCGAGGCTATCCCGCCCTCACTTGAGGAGTCGGCATCTATGGATGGTGCTGGTTACATGCGAGTGTTCTGGAGCATTATTGTACCGCTTACTACGCCAATTCTGGCTACGATTACGATTTTTTCCGCAGTGAATCAGTGGAACTCATTCATTGATACGGCGTTTCTGATGACAGAGACGAAGTACTTTACACTCCAGTTCTTGTTATGGCGTTATTTGAACGAGTCCAGCTCGCTCGCAGCTTTAATTCGTAATTCACCAGATATGGCCGCTAGTGTAGCGAATATGCAGACTCCAACCTCTGTACGGATGACCGTAACGATGATCGTCGTATTGCCGATTCTAATCGTGTACCCATTTTTCCAGCGCTTTTTCGTCAAAGGCATTATGATCGGGGCAGTTAAAGGCTAA
- a CDS encoding histidine kinase, protein MVRVLRRNHTPAVKSLRNTLFIYLVIGTLLPLLLVGFVTYTSIYSILSGKIGNGISASLKQEASSLENAIDNMDFASKQFALDGQIVEEMSSFIQEKQIYRKSQMMNSINQKINLVNFTNPYIGLTAYIMPSSDDPVLFTNMSARRNFDISTLPSFMRYNGADYYGPHSTMYAVGDNLVFSEQRIVRVPGEHKLYIYLETNYSLLRKIFNQESYGMKVNHLLVNQQGSSTYVIDGKLPQGIIKAAGSNSNLSHETLTGYHLFRYASPQGWKLIAVVKKSEFNSEIYAWFFKMILLAFSTLLFAGVLAWMIWKKIYGPLRKVNLEINRMAENVTSPVAYTNVEEFDFVLSNFQQMKKQVNELIVAVAHNEKQKSQFEIEKLLSQINPHFLHNTLNTVQWMARLNGQKEIDKLVTLLVKVLHYNLGKQSIIVTLGEEIEAIRNYMELQRIRYDYEFEFNVEADEDVLSVAVPRFLLQPLVENSIYHGLSDNGRVDVLITEHGEGEVQLCVKDNGAGMDADTLDQLLSEDGAKKRGLGIGFSYVNRMLRTYYGEQMKLEMYSKTGEGTVVSIVIPRKGKEDFDD, encoded by the coding sequence ATGGTAAGAGTACTCCGGCGTAATCATACCCCTGCTGTCAAATCCTTACGTAATACCTTATTCATCTATCTAGTTATCGGAACGCTACTTCCGCTTCTTTTAGTAGGATTCGTAACCTACACCTCTATTTACTCTATTCTTTCAGGGAAAATTGGCAATGGTATAAGTGCAAGCTTGAAACAGGAAGCCTCTAGCTTGGAGAATGCCATCGACAATATGGATTTTGCCTCTAAACAGTTTGCACTGGATGGTCAGATTGTGGAAGAAATGTCCTCTTTTATTCAAGAAAAACAAATTTATCGCAAATCACAAATGATGAACTCCATCAACCAGAAGATCAACCTCGTTAATTTCACGAATCCTTACATTGGACTTACAGCCTACATTATGCCAAGCAGTGATGATCCGGTTCTGTTCACGAATATGAGTGCGCGCAGAAATTTCGATATTAGTACGTTACCTTCTTTTATGCGATATAACGGGGCTGATTATTATGGGCCGCATTCTACGATGTATGCCGTCGGCGATAATCTCGTGTTCTCAGAGCAGCGCATTGTACGCGTACCAGGTGAGCATAAGCTATATATTTATTTAGAGACGAATTATAGCCTGCTCCGCAAAATATTTAATCAGGAATCTTACGGGATGAAGGTTAACCACCTACTTGTGAATCAACAGGGCTCTAGCACTTATGTCATTGATGGTAAATTGCCTCAAGGAATTATCAAAGCAGCAGGAAGCAACTCTAATCTATCACATGAAACACTTACCGGATATCATCTATTTCGATACGCTAGTCCACAGGGCTGGAAGCTTATTGCTGTAGTTAAAAAGTCGGAATTCAACAGTGAAATTTATGCCTGGTTCTTTAAAATGATCCTGCTCGCATTCTCGACACTACTCTTTGCCGGAGTTCTGGCTTGGATGATTTGGAAAAAGATTTATGGCCCTTTGCGCAAGGTTAACCTTGAAATTAATCGAATGGCGGAAAATGTTACCTCTCCAGTAGCTTACACGAATGTGGAAGAGTTTGATTTTGTGCTTAGTAACTTTCAGCAGATGAAGAAACAGGTGAATGAGCTGATTGTTGCGGTAGCTCATAATGAGAAGCAGAAAAGTCAATTCGAGATTGAAAAGCTACTTAGCCAGATCAATCCTCACTTTTTGCACAATACATTAAATACGGTGCAGTGGATGGCAAGGCTTAACGGTCAGAAGGAGATCGACAAGCTAGTCACTCTTCTTGTAAAGGTGCTGCATTATAATCTGGGCAAACAAAGCATCATTGTTACCCTTGGAGAGGAAATTGAAGCGATCCGAAACTATATGGAGCTGCAGCGCATCCGTTATGACTATGAATTCGAATTTAACGTGGAGGCTGATGAAGATGTATTGTCTGTGGCTGTCCCCAGATTCTTACTTCAACCTCTCGTTGAGAACTCGATTTATCATGGATTAAGCGATAATGGCAGGGTGGATGTTTTGATTACAGAACATGGCGAAGGAGAAGTTCAGCTATGTGTAAAAGACAACGGGGCTGGAATGGATGCAGATACGTTAGATCAATTGCTGTCAGAGGATGGCGCCAAGAAACGGGGGCTCGGAATCGGATTCTCGTACGTGAACCGGATGCTCAGAACCTACTATGGAGAACAAATGAAGTTAGAGATGTACAGCAAGACAGGGGAAGGTACGGTTGTATCTATCGTGATCCCGAGGAAAGGTAAGGAGGACTTCGATGATTAA